In Dolichospermum flos-aquae CCAP 1403/13F, the following proteins share a genomic window:
- a CDS encoding Uma2 family endonuclease — protein sequence MIQTLPKTKSVTFEEFVQWKPEGKYYELHNGVIIEMNQPLGDHEDISSFLAEIATAEYLRLNLPYRIPKTVLVKQSENESAYSPDVLILNRSNLINEPLWKKQATVTQAASIPLVIEVVSSNWRVDYLTKVKDYEEIGIPEYWIVDYLALGGTPYIGNPKQPTISIYDLINGEYQVRQFRENETIVSPTFPELTLTANQIFQAGM from the coding sequence ATGATTCAAACATTACCGAAAACTAAATCAGTAACTTTTGAGGAATTTGTGCAATGGAAACCAGAGGGAAAGTATTATGAATTACATAATGGAGTAATTATTGAAATGAATCAACCTTTAGGAGATCATGAAGATATTAGTAGTTTTTTGGCTGAGATAGCTACGGCGGAATATCTGCGCTTAAATTTACCCTACCGTATTCCTAAAACGGTTTTAGTAAAACAATCTGAAAATGAATCAGCTTACTCACCAGATGTCTTGATACTAAATCGTTCTAATTTAATCAATGAGCCATTATGGAAAAAACAAGCTACAGTTACTCAAGCAGCATCAATTCCTTTAGTGATTGAAGTTGTTAGTAGCAATTGGCGTGTTGATTATTTGACAAAAGTTAAAGACTATGAAGAAATTGGGATTCCTGAATATTGGATTGTTGATTATTTAGCTTTGGGTGGAACTCCCTATATAGGAAATCCTAAACAACCAACTATTTCTATTTATGATTTAATCAATGGGGAATATCAAGTTAGACAATTTCGAGAAAATGAAACTATAGTATCACCAACTTTTCCAGAATTGACCTTAACTGCTAACCAAATTTTTCAAGCTGGTATGTAA
- a CDS encoding IS1634 family transposase, translating into MEIQNIDHLGIVAGIIDSIGIVEIINELIGVEKDEKVNAGQVVKAMIINGLGFVSKPLYMFPKYFETIACEHLIGAGVKPEYLNDDKLGRVMDKLFIKGLDTIFFIIALKAAQKFGVSLSTSHLDSSSMHVHGQYNTSLPFVIFESQKVGNNQELEELAVKSPKEITITYGYSRDHRPDLKQFIIEMICSGDGDIPIFLKLASGNQADSSCFGKIAVEYQKQLEVNSLMVADAALYTESNLKMMSELRWLCRVPLSIKAAKSLISTLAESEFIDSTIPGYKLASKIQNYAGIEQRWLVVQSQERKESDLHKLTQKITKAESKAVQDLKKLSQERFACVADAIKALSKLSKQFKYHQIHESTVTQVKSNKKDTSGEISYQISATVSQDESKINTELLSAGRFIIATNVLDSKELSNDSMLREYKAQQSCERGFGFLKDPLFFADSIFLKSPERIESLGMIMGLCLLVYTLAQRHIRNALLESKSTIKNQLGKATNRPTLRWIFQCFQCIHLVTLNQEKHISNWNKDRDFILSLLPDDCLRYYQLVS; encoded by the coding sequence ATGGAAATTCAGAACATAGACCATCTAGGGATAGTAGCAGGAATCATAGATTCAATCGGAATAGTAGAAATAATAAATGAATTAATAGGAGTCGAAAAAGACGAAAAAGTAAATGCAGGTCAAGTGGTAAAAGCCATGATAATAAACGGGTTAGGATTTGTCTCCAAACCGTTATATATGTTTCCCAAATATTTTGAAACAATAGCCTGTGAGCATTTAATAGGAGCAGGAGTAAAACCAGAATATCTCAACGACGATAAATTGGGGAGAGTCATGGATAAACTGTTTATAAAAGGCTTAGATACAATCTTTTTTATCATAGCCTTAAAAGCTGCTCAAAAATTTGGAGTATCACTATCAACATCACATCTAGACTCATCATCAATGCACGTGCATGGGCAGTATAACACTAGCTTACCATTCGTAATATTTGAGAGTCAAAAAGTAGGAAATAACCAAGAATTAGAAGAATTAGCAGTAAAATCACCAAAAGAAATAACCATCACCTACGGTTATTCTCGTGACCATCGTCCAGACTTAAAACAGTTTATCATAGAAATGATATGTTCAGGAGATGGAGACATACCAATATTTTTAAAACTAGCATCGGGAAACCAAGCTGACTCATCATGTTTTGGTAAAATAGCAGTAGAATATCAAAAACAATTAGAAGTTAATAGTCTCATGGTTGCTGACGCTGCTTTATATACAGAATCAAACCTGAAAATGATGTCAGAATTACGTTGGTTATGTCGAGTACCATTAAGCATAAAAGCAGCAAAATCATTAATATCAACATTAGCAGAATCAGAATTTATTGATAGTACAATACCAGGATATAAATTAGCATCAAAAATCCAAAATTATGCAGGGATAGAACAAAGATGGTTAGTAGTGCAAAGTCAAGAAAGAAAAGAATCAGACCTGCATAAGCTCACACAAAAAATTACCAAAGCAGAATCAAAAGCTGTGCAAGATTTGAAAAAGTTATCACAAGAGAGATTTGCATGTGTTGCAGATGCTATCAAGGCATTATCAAAATTATCAAAACAATTCAAATATCATCAAATTCACGAAAGTACGGTGACTCAAGTAAAATCTAATAAAAAAGATACTTCAGGAGAAATATCCTATCAAATATCAGCTACAGTCTCCCAGGATGAAAGTAAAATTAATACAGAATTGCTGAGTGCGGGACGTTTTATTATTGCGACAAATGTTTTAGATTCAAAGGAACTAAGCAATGATTCTATGCTCAGGGAATATAAAGCTCAACAATCATGTGAAAGAGGGTTTGGTTTTCTCAAAGACCCATTATTTTTTGCCGACAGTATTTTCCTCAAAAGTCCTGAGAGAATAGAGTCTTTGGGAATGATTATGGGTTTATGTCTACTGGTTTATACTTTGGCTCAACGTCATATTAGAAATGCTCTTTTGGAGTCTAAATCAACAATTAAAAATCAATTAGGCAAAGCAACTAATCGTCCTACTTTACGCTGGATTTTTCAATGCTTTCAGTGTATTCATTTGGTTACACTCAATCAGGAGAAACATATTTCTAATTGGAATAAGGACAGAGATTTTATCTTGAGTCTTTTACCAGATGATTGTTTACGTTACTATCAATTAGTCAGCTAA
- a CDS encoding RNA-guided endonuclease InsQ/TnpB family protein, with product MIIYEFKVKGKDRQYRAIDEAIRASQFIQNKCLRYWMDNKGATKYDLNKYCAILASEFPFADELNSMARQSAAERSWSAIARFYDNCKKKVKGKKGFPKFKKNCRSVEYKVTGWKLSETRKAITFSDKKGIGTLKLKGTYDLNFYDIKQIKRVRLVRRADGYYAQFAIDVKIRIESQPTNQIVGLDVGLKYFIADSKGNVEPAPQFYRKSEKQLSRANRQKSKKFDRDKKKAKQPQSKNYLKAKNRYARKHLRVSRQRKEYCKRLAYSVIQSNDLVAYEDLNIKGMVRNRHLAKSISDAGWATFRQWLEYFGHKYGKITVAVPPRNTSQNCANCGQEVKKSLSTRTHNCHYCGFVEDRDINASINILKLGLTTVGIRSATLQEICPLGRLVRQRGLGGFPHERLPNP from the coding sequence ATGATAATTTACGAGTTCAAAGTCAAAGGAAAAGATAGGCAATATCGCGCAATAGATGAGGCTATTCGTGCATCTCAGTTCATCCAAAATAAATGTTTAAGATATTGGATGGATAACAAAGGTGCGACGAAATATGATCTCAATAAATATTGCGCGATTTTGGCATCTGAATTTCCTTTTGCGGATGAACTTAATTCAATGGCAAGACAATCTGCTGCGGAGCGTTCTTGGAGTGCAATAGCTCGATTTTACGATAATTGTAAAAAGAAAGTTAAGGGTAAAAAGGGATTTCCGAAATTCAAAAAGAATTGCCGTTCAGTTGAGTACAAAGTTACCGGCTGGAAGTTATCCGAAACCAGAAAAGCAATTACTTTCTCTGATAAAAAAGGTATAGGTACTCTGAAATTAAAAGGTACTTATGATCTTAATTTCTATGACATCAAGCAAATTAAGCGAGTTCGTTTAGTCCGTCGGGCTGATGGATATTATGCTCAATTTGCAATTGATGTCAAAATTAGAATTGAATCTCAACCAACGAATCAAATAGTTGGCTTAGATGTGGGCTTGAAATACTTTATTGCCGATTCAAAAGGTAATGTAGAACCTGCCCCACAATTCTATAGAAAATCAGAGAAGCAGTTAAGTCGGGCTAATCGTCAGAAATCCAAGAAGTTTGACAGAGATAAGAAAAAAGCTAAACAACCACAATCCAAGAACTATTTAAAAGCTAAAAATAGGTATGCCCGTAAACATTTAAGAGTAAGTAGGCAGCGAAAAGAATATTGCAAGAGATTAGCATATTCCGTGATCCAATCTAACGATTTGGTAGCTTATGAAGACTTAAATATTAAAGGCATGGTAAGAAACCGACATTTAGCTAAATCAATTTCTGATGCTGGCTGGGCAACTTTTCGGCAATGGTTAGAATATTTTGGGCATAAATATGGGAAGATAACGGTTGCCGTCCCTCCCCGTAATACTTCTCAAAATTGTGCTAATTGTGGTCAAGAAGTGAAAAAATCCCTGTCAACCAGAACCCATAATTGTCATTATTGTGGATTCGTGGAAGATAGAGATATTAATGCCAGTATCAATATCCTAAAATTAGGATTAACTACGGTAGGGATACGGTCAGCTACGCTACAGGAGATTTGCCCTCTTGGGCGATTGGTGAGGCAGCGCGGTCTTGGGGGTTTCCCCCATGAGCGACTGCCGAACCCGTAA
- a CDS encoding helix-turn-helix domain-containing protein: MPRSLRIHHNYINEIKSKIIQSGYRTQRALADDAGLCLTTVSNFLNGKPVDYATFEELCRRLSLDWQEISISNTEVISTPLCSYAKIRKKQTKISNQDWGTAIDISAFYGRSQELTQLESWILQDSCRLVGLFGMGGVGKTTLATQLTKQIHDQFDYVFWRSVPTVPCFDNMITDLLSFVSHQKESKPNINRVIHYLRTYRCLIILDNLNTVLDVGNTEYNHLLCIIAETNHQSCLIFTSRVKPVQFTLLEKWSLSVHCLRLHGSSTIAFSLIQSKQLLGTDEQKYELCHLYSNNPLKVKIVVNTIIDLFDGNIEKFLKQNTLLVSNYINSLLEQQLNPLSVLEWQIMYCLATDQRLINLTDLAQNQNILPNVSISQLLQAIERLYSRSLIEREAGMYSLQSVLREYVMEKFINPTFRTPKCYRGKLRR, from the coding sequence ATGCCCAGGTCACTGAGAATTCATCATAACTATATTAATGAGATTAAGTCAAAAATTATACAATCAGGCTATCGGACTCAAAGAGCTTTAGCTGATGATGCAGGATTATGCTTAACTACAGTTAGCAACTTCCTGAATGGTAAACCCGTTGATTATGCAACCTTTGAAGAACTATGTCGGAGATTAAGTCTAGATTGGCAAGAAATCAGTATTTCAAATACAGAAGTAATATCTACTCCTCTATGTTCATACGCAAAAATACGTAAAAAACAAACAAAGATATCAAATCAAGACTGGGGAACAGCGATTGATATTTCAGCATTTTATGGCCGCAGCCAAGAACTGACACAGCTAGAATCATGGATTTTACAAGATAGCTGTCGCTTAGTAGGATTGTTCGGTATGGGTGGAGTTGGGAAAACAACCTTAGCGACTCAACTCACAAAACAAATTCATGATCAATTTGATTACGTTTTTTGGCGTTCAGTGCCGACAGTTCCATGTTTTGATAATATGATAACTGACTTGCTATCTTTTGTCTCCCATCAAAAAGAAAGCAAACCAAATATCAATCGAGTTATCCATTATCTGCGTACCTATCGTTGTCTGATTATCTTGGATAATTTAAACACAGTTTTAGACGTGGGTAATACTGAATATAATCATTTACTCTGCATAATTGCCGAAACCAACCATCAAAGCTGTTTGATTTTCACTAGTAGAGTTAAACCTGTTCAATTCACCTTACTAGAGAAGTGGTCATTATCAGTGCATTGCTTGAGGTTGCATGGTTCATCAACAATAGCCTTTTCCCTGATACAATCAAAACAACTATTAGGGACAGATGAACAAAAGTATGAATTATGTCATCTGTATAGTAATAATCCTCTGAAAGTTAAAATTGTTGTTAATACTATCATTGACTTATTTGATGGTAATATTGAAAAATTCCTCAAACAAAATACATTATTAGTCAGTAATTATATAAACAGCTTACTAGAACAGCAGTTAAATCCCCTCTCGGTTCTAGAATGGCAAATTATGTACTGTCTGGCCACTGACCAGCGATTAATAAACCTGACGGATTTGGCGCAAAATCAAAATATATTACCTAATGTTTCTATATCCCAACTTTTACAAGCAATAGAGAGGCTATATTCACGATCTTTAATAGAGAGAGAAGCGGGTATGTACAGTTTGCAATCTGTTCTCAGGGAGTATGTCATGGAAAAATTTATTAATCCCACATTCCGCACCCCAAAATGTTACAGAGGGAAATTACGGAGATGA
- a CDS encoding S8 family serine peptidase produces the protein MAESTKSVVFVDPNVADYRNIVDSVKPGTLLFLLSANQDGIQQITQNLSGLTNIDSLQIISQGSEGSLSLGSTVLNSANLSSYTSQLQQWGQSLTATADILLYGSNVAQGSAGKTFVQQISQLTGADVAASDDLTGNTASGGDWVLEYTTGLIEASPALEIPSITSNGNSQDTVGKYRTPQPAYASDKLIVKLKRQADITQANEIKSTLGVVSTKTIDLTGAQIWQLSPRTSVEAALATYRNSSLFEYIEPDYTITTAATIPNDPSFGQLWGLNNTGQSGGTPDADIDAPEAWDIQTGNPNLVIGVIDTGVDYNHPDLVGNIWTNPGEIAGDGIDNDNNGYIDDVRGWDFAYNDNNPMDVQGHGTHVSGTIAGKGNNGVGVTGVAWNAKIMPLKFLNDSGSGSTSGAISAIAYATAKGVKLTNNSWGGGGYSQALSDVINAAGQQGALFIAAAGNSSQNTDINPAYPASYNLANIISVASTTRTDSLSSFSNYGLTSVDLGAPGSDIYSTTPNNTYSTYSGTSMASPHVTGAAALLWSQNPTWTAQQVKNTLMQTGDSISALAGKTVSGKRLNVYNALVSSSVPSVTVDVSPTTVQEDGATDLVYTFTRTNLNLSSPLTVNFGASGIANAAPVGSDPADYSVITNSSVTFNPTTKLGTVTFAANATTATVVVDPIADTVQENNESVILTVNSGTGYIGGSPNTATGTIISEEGFTTYFSDDFANNTKGWTLGTEWQIGSATTSTGQVYGNPDPGTDNTPTADNGVAGVVIGGNASTSLHSYYYLTSPVINTSTANKLFFEYARWLNSDYTPYMQNTVDIFNGSSWLNLWSSGGAPGVQDNSWTPQQFDISAYKSASTQIRFGFNVGSAGVYTVSSWNVDDVKIYGDGGSTLPVITVAATDASAAETLLGTTPNPGEYTLTRTGSTTSSLTVNVGLTGTATNGTDYTTIPTTVSFAAGSSTALVNLNVTDDTIVEGPETAILTVTSGTGYTVGTSASATVNIADNDLPQITVVATDASAAETLLGTTPNPGQYTLTRTGPTTSSLTVNVGLTGTATNGTDYTTIPTTVSFAAGSSTAVVNLNVTDDTLVEGPETAILTVTSGTGYTVGTSASATVNIADNDLPQVSVVATDANAAETLLGTTPNPGQYALTRTGPTTSSLTVNVGLTGTATNGTDYTTIPTTVSFAAGSSTALVNLNVTDDTLVEGPETAILTVTSGTGYTVGTLASATVNIANNDFPSINLSANQTIVEGFTSPQTVGYTATLSSASPQTITVQYATTNGTATAGSDYTSTNGTLTFNPGVTSQVINIPILNDSLNEANETFTLSLSSPTNANLGISKTVTTITDTLTASVTTTLPDNVENLTLTGTAAINGTGNAGNNVLTGNSANNTLAGLNGNDTYVFVANSGLGTDTIIETTTGGIDTIDFSGTTGAVNLNLGVTTSQTVNRNLKLILSANNVIENAIGGTGNNRLTGNALNNTLNGGGGNDQLQGLGGDDILWGGLGDDILTGGSGNDTYLFQGNGVFTTALGVDYITQFDIGQDKIALSKATFNAVINGVGQALTDFAVVGDDDLVNPSNARIVFSQSSGSLFYNQDGNLLGATSVFEFARLGNPDITLSVSDFSLLV, from the coding sequence ATGGCAGAATCTACCAAATCCGTTGTTTTCGTTGATCCCAACGTTGCAGATTATAGAAATATAGTTGATAGCGTTAAACCTGGTACACTGTTGTTTCTTCTCAGTGCCAACCAAGACGGTATTCAGCAAATTACTCAGAATTTATCAGGACTGACAAACATTGATAGCCTTCAGATTATTTCTCAAGGGTCAGAAGGCAGTTTGTCACTTGGTTCAACTGTCCTCAACTCCGCAAACCTCAGCAGTTACACATCACAATTGCAGCAGTGGGGTCAATCTCTCACCGCCACAGCAGACATTCTGTTGTATGGTTCCAATGTTGCTCAGGGTTCAGCCGGTAAAACTTTTGTCCAGCAAATTAGTCAGTTGACCGGGGCAGATGTAGCTGCATCTGATGACTTGACTGGGAATACGGCATCAGGTGGAGACTGGGTATTAGAATACACTACTGGATTGATTGAGGCATCTCCAGCGCTAGAAATTCCATCCATCACCTCGAACGGAAATAGTCAAGATACCGTAGGAAAATATCGAACTCCGCAACCAGCCTATGCCTCTGATAAACTGATTGTCAAATTGAAGCGACAAGCCGATATCACTCAAGCCAATGAGATTAAAAGCACCCTGGGAGTAGTTAGCACAAAAACTATTGATCTCACAGGCGCTCAAATATGGCAATTATCTCCAAGAACCTCCGTAGAGGCTGCCCTAGCTACATACAGAAATAGTTCTTTATTCGAGTATATCGAGCCAGATTATACTATCACCACAGCAGCCACCATCCCCAATGACCCTAGCTTTGGACAACTATGGGGACTAAATAACACAGGTCAAAGTGGAGGAACTCCAGACGCAGACATTGACGCTCCCGAAGCCTGGGATATCCAAACAGGCAATCCCAACCTCGTCATAGGAGTGATTGATACAGGAGTTGATTATAACCACCCTGATCTAGTAGGCAATATTTGGACTAATCCAGGAGAAATCGCCGGAGATGGCATAGATAACGATAATAACGGATATATAGACGATGTTCGCGGCTGGGACTTTGCCTATAATGACAACAACCCCATGGATGTGCAAGGACATGGGACCCACGTTTCCGGAACTATTGCTGGTAAAGGTAATAACGGCGTTGGTGTAACCGGGGTGGCCTGGAATGCTAAAATCATGCCCCTGAAGTTTTTGAACGATAGTGGTTCGGGTTCTACTTCCGGTGCCATTTCGGCCATTGCCTATGCCACAGCCAAGGGTGTGAAACTGACCAACAACTCCTGGGGAGGTGGAGGCTATAGCCAAGCGTTGTCTGATGTCATTAATGCCGCTGGACAACAGGGGGCTTTATTTATTGCAGCAGCGGGTAATAGTTCACAAAACACTGACATAAACCCTGCCTATCCCGCCAGCTATAACCTAGCCAATATTATCTCTGTTGCTTCCACCACACGCACTGATAGCCTGTCCTCTTTCTCCAACTATGGATTGACCAGCGTGGATTTAGGCGCACCAGGTTCGGATATTTATAGCACCACGCCTAATAACACTTATTCCACTTATTCTGGCACCTCAATGGCCAGTCCCCACGTTACTGGGGCGGCGGCCTTACTCTGGTCTCAAAATCCGACTTGGACGGCACAGCAGGTTAAGAATACCTTGATGCAAACCGGTGACTCAATTTCCGCCTTAGCAGGGAAAACGGTGTCCGGTAAACGGCTGAATGTCTATAATGCCTTAGTATCATCTAGTGTTCCTTCTGTAACTGTTGATGTCAGTCCTACTACTGTCCAAGAAGACGGTGCGACTGACTTGGTTTATACCTTTACTCGCACCAATTTAAACCTAAGTTCTCCCCTGACCGTTAACTTCGGGGCGAGTGGAATAGCAAACGCCGCCCCGGTGGGAAGCGACCCAGCAGATTATAGTGTTATCACCAATAGCAGTGTTACCTTTAATCCGACGACGAAACTGGGAACTGTCACCTTTGCTGCTAATGCCACAACTGCAACGGTTGTGGTTGATCCGATTGCTGATACCGTACAGGAAAATAACGAATCAGTTATTTTAACTGTCAATTCTGGGACAGGCTACATTGGTGGTTCTCCTAATACAGCAACGGGAACTATTATTTCTGAGGAAGGATTTACTACTTACTTCTCGGATGATTTTGCTAATAACACGAAGGGTTGGACTCTGGGGACAGAATGGCAAATCGGTTCTGCCACAACTTCTACGGGTCAGGTTTATGGCAACCCTGATCCTGGAACGGACAATACTCCCACAGCCGATAATGGTGTAGCCGGAGTAGTGATTGGTGGAAATGCTTCTACTTCACTACATAGCTATTACTACCTAACCAGTCCTGTAATTAACACCAGCACCGCTAATAAGCTGTTCTTTGAATATGCTCGTTGGCTCAATAGTGACTACACTCCCTATATGCAGAACACAGTTGATATCTTCAACGGTTCTAGCTGGCTCAATCTCTGGAGTTCAGGAGGAGCGCCAGGAGTCCAAGATAATTCTTGGACCCCTCAACAATTTGATATTAGTGCCTACAAGAGTGCCTCCACTCAAATTCGTTTCGGGTTCAATGTTGGTAGCGCTGGTGTATATACAGTAAGTTCTTGGAACGTTGATGATGTCAAAATCTATGGTGATGGTGGAAGTACCTTACCTGTAATCACCGTTGCTGCCACAGATGCAAGTGCTGCTGAAACCCTACTAGGAACAACACCAAATCCCGGAGAATACACCTTAACCCGCACAGGTTCTACCACCAGTAGCTTAACAGTTAACGTCGGACTGACCGGAACAGCCACCAATGGTACAGATTACACAACCATTCCTACTACTGTTAGCTTTGCAGCAGGTTCTAGCACAGCCTTAGTCAACCTGAACGTCACTGATGACACCATCGTAGAAGGACCAGAAACTGCCATCCTCACCGTCACATCGGGAACAGGCTACACCGTCGGTACATCAGCTAGTGCCACAGTCAATATTGCTGATAATGATCTTCCACAAATCACAGTAGTAGCAACAGATGCAAGTGCTGCCGAAACCCTACTAGGAACTACTCCAAATCCCGGACAATACACATTAACCCGGACAGGTCCTACCACCAGTAGCTTAACAGTTAACGTCGGACTGACCGGAACAGCCACCAATGGTACAGATTACACAACCATTCCTACTACTGTTAGCTTTGCCGCAGGTTCTAGCACAGCAGTAGTCAACTTGAACGTCACTGATGACACCTTGGTAGAAGGACCAGAAACTGCCATCCTCACTGTCACATCGGGAACAGGCTACACCGTCGGTACATCAGCTAGTGCCACAGTCAATATTGCTGATAATGATCTTCCACAAGTCTCAGTAGTAGCCACAGATGCAAATGCTGCCGAAACCCTACTAGGAACAACACCAAATCCTGGACAATACGCCTTAACCCGCACAGGTCCTACCACCAGTAGCTTAACAGTTAACGTCGGACTGACCGGAACAGCCACCAATGGTACAGATTACACAACCATTCCTACTACTGTTAGCTTTGCAGCAGGTTCTAGCACAGCCTTAGTCAACTTGAACGTCACTGATGACACCTTGGTAGAAGGACCAGAAACTGCCATCCTCACCGTCACATCGGGAACAGGCTACACCGTCGGTACATTAGCTAGTGCCACCGTCAATATTGCTAATAATGATTTCCCCAGTATTAACCTCAGTGCCAATCAAACCATTGTTGAAGGTTTCACCAGTCCGCAAACCGTTGGTTATACCGCTACTCTTTCCAGCGCCAGCCCTCAAACCATTACCGTCCAATATGCCACTACTAACGGTACGGCTACAGCAGGCTCAGACTATACCAGCACCAACGGAACTCTAACCTTTAACCCTGGTGTTACTAGTCAGGTCATCAATATTCCCATTCTCAATGATTCCCTGAACGAAGCAAATGAGACTTTTACCCTCTCCCTTTCCTCTCCCACCAATGCTAATTTGGGTATAAGCAAGACTGTAACAACCATAACCGATACCCTCACAGCCTCTGTTACCACAACCTTGCCAGACAACGTAGAAAACCTCACTCTCACAGGAACAGCCGCAATTAACGGTACAGGTAATGCTGGCAATAACGTTCTCACTGGTAATAGTGCCAATAACACTCTTGCAGGTCTAAATGGAAACGATACCTATGTCTTTGTTGCTAACAGTGGCTTGGGAACAGATACCATTATCGAAACAACAACCGGGGGTATTGATACTATTGACTTTAGTGGTACTACTGGTGCTGTGAACCTTAATTTGGGTGTCACCACATCGCAAACAGTTAATAGAAACCTTAAACTCATTCTCTCTGCCAACAATGTGATTGAAAACGCTATAGGTGGCACAGGTAATAACCGTCTTACAGGTAATGCCCTGAATAATACGTTAAATGGCGGTGGTGGCAATGACCAACTGCAAGGACTAGGAGGAGATGACATTTTGTGGGGAGGACTCGGTGATGATATTCTCACCGGAGGATCAGGTAATGATACATATCTGTTCCAAGGCAATGGTGTTTTTACCACTGCATTAGGTGTTGATTACATCACTCAGTTTGATATAGGACAAGACAAAATCGCACTGAGTAAAGCTACTTTCAATGCTGTAATCAATGGGGTGGGTCAGGCTTTAACTGACTTTGCAGTTGTTGGTGATGATGACTTAGTCAACCCCAGTAATGCTCGTATTGTCTTTAGCCAAAGCAGTGGTAGTCTGTTTTATAACCAAGACGGAAATCTTTTGGGTGCAACATCAGTATTTGAGTTTGCCCGTTTAGGTAATCCTGATATCACCCTCAGTGTTAGTGATTTCAGCTTGCTTGTTTAG
- a CDS encoding CobW family GTP-binding protein — protein MQTTVNSESHAMESAKQGLPVTIITGFLGSGKTTLLNHILTNQQGVKTAVLVNEFGEIGIDNELVVSTDENMVELSNGCICCTINNDLVDAIYKVLEREEKLDYLVVETTGLADPLPVAMTFLGSELRDLTRLDSIITVVDAANYSLDLFNSEAALSQITYGDVIILNKTDLVDETTLQELEKKINNIKEGSRIIRTTKSQVPLPLILSVGLFESDKYFDDHAEEHHDHGHHDHDDCGHEHHDDHDHSTCGHDHHDHEHHHHSDHLENDGFISISFQSEKPFSIRKFQHFLDNQLPTNVFRAKGIMWFDESPQRHIFHLCGKRFTIDDDQWKGEKKNQLVLIGQNLDTETLLQQLENCICLPSISKGKGFGK, from the coding sequence ATGCAAACAACAGTTAATTCCGAATCTCACGCAATGGAATCTGCTAAACAAGGTTTACCAGTAACAATTATTACGGGTTTCCTTGGTAGTGGTAAGACGACTTTACTCAATCATATTCTCACAAATCAGCAAGGTGTGAAAACTGCTGTGTTAGTGAATGAATTTGGCGAAATTGGTATTGATAATGAATTGGTTGTTTCCACTGATGAAAACATGGTGGAATTAAGCAACGGTTGTATTTGTTGCACCATTAATAATGACTTAGTTGATGCTATTTACAAGGTTTTAGAAAGGGAAGAAAAGCTAGATTATCTAGTTGTAGAAACAACTGGTTTAGCAGACCCTTTACCTGTAGCTATGACATTTCTGGGTTCAGAATTGCGAGATTTAACTCGGTTAGATTCTATTATTACTGTAGTTGATGCGGCAAATTATAGCTTAGATTTATTCAATTCTGAAGCGGCTTTGAGTCAAATTACTTATGGTGATGTCATTATTCTCAATAAAACTGATTTAGTTGATGAAACCACTTTGCAGGAATTGGAGAAAAAAATCAACAATATTAAGGAAGGTTCCAGAATTATTCGCACGACAAAATCCCAAGTTCCCCTTCCCTTAATTCTTAGTGTTGGTTTGTTTGAATCTGATAAATATTTTGATGACCACGCAGAAGAACATCATGATCATGGTCATCATGATCATGATGATTGTGGACATGAACATCACGATGATCATGATCATTCTACCTGTGGCCATGACCACCATGATCATGAACATCATCATCATTCTGACCACTTAGAAAATGATGGTTTTATCTCTATTTCTTTCCAAAGTGAGAAACCTTTTTCGATTAGAAAGTTTCAACATTTCTTAGATAACCAATTACCCACAAATGTCTTCCGTGCTAAGGGAATTATGTGGTTTGATGAAAGTCCCCAACGTCATATTTTCCATCTTTGCGGTAAACGCTTCACTATTGATGATGATCAATGGAAAGGTGAAAAGAAAAATCAGTTAGTGTTAATTGGTCAAAATCTGGATACCGAGACCTTACTTCAGCAGTTAGAAAACTGTATTTGTCTTCCTTCTATTAGTAAAGGTAAAGGATTTGGGAAGTAG